A portion of the Ricinus communis isolate WT05 ecotype wild-type chromosome 10, ASM1957865v1, whole genome shotgun sequence genome contains these proteins:
- the LOC8284304 gene encoding probable glutathione S-transferase — protein sequence MAGQEEVKVLGGWFSPFAFRAEVALKLKGISYEAVAENLANKSPELLKYNPIYKKIPVLVHNGKPITESLIIIEYIDEVWKHNPVLPEDPYERAMARFWAYFVDNKLMEAVRRVINTTEEEAKQKEVEKAKEALQVIEKELKAKGNKFFGGDTVGYVDVAMGWIPNWVGAIEAAFSVKIHDPENFPLLDEWMHNFTRVPIIQEALPQQDKLIAYFKQLLTYKLASAAGK from the exons atggcAGGGCAAGAGGAAGTGAAGGTGTTGGGAGGATGGTTCAGTCCATTTGCTTTCAGAGCAGAAGTGGCACTGAAGCTAAAGGGAATTTCTTATGAAGCTGTAGCGGAAAATTTGGCCAACAAAAGCCCTGAGCTTCTCAAATATAATCCTATTTACAAGAAAATCCCTGTTCTTGTTCACAACGGAAAACCCATTACTGAATCACTCATCATCATTGAATACATTGATGAAGTTTGGAAACACAACCCTGTTTTGCCTGAGGATCCTTATGAGAGGGCCATGGCACGCTTCTGGGCTTACTTTGTAGATAACAAG CTAATGGAAGCAGTGAGGAGAGTTATTAATACTACTGAAGAAGAGGCAAAGCAGAAGGAAGTGGAGAAAGCAAAAGAAGCTCTGCAGGTAATTGAAAAAGAGCTCAAGGCAAAAGGCAACAAGTTTTTTGGGGGTGACACAGTTGGATATGTTGATGTAGCCATGGGTTGGATCCCTAACTGGGTAGGAGCTATTGAGGCTGCTTTTAGTGTCAAAATTCATGATCCTGAAAATTTTCCTTTGCTTGATGAATGGATGCACAATTTTACACGGGTACCCATTATCCAAGAAGCTTTGCCTCAACAAGACAAGTTGATTGCATACTTTAAGCAACTTCTCACCTATAAATTAGCTTCAGCAGCTGGAAAATAA
- the LOC125371364 gene encoding probable glutathione S-transferase isoform X3 produces MGSQEVILLGCWFSPCSHRVQWALKLKGIHYQFMEEDISKKSPFLLKHNPVTKKIPVLIHDGKAIVDSLSIIEYIDETWNHVPMLLPPDPYEKAMARFWADFIEGKVMQYQGWSKIQPKDMF; encoded by the exons ATGGGTAGCCAAGAAGTGATACTGTTAGGTTGTTGGTTTAGCCCATGTTCTCATAGAGTGCAATGGGCACTAAAACTGAAGGGAATCCACTACCAATTTATGGAAGAAGATATAAGCAAAAAGAGTCCTTTCCTCCTCAAGCACAACCCAGTCACCAAGAAGATTCCTGTGCTTATTCATGATGGCAAAGCCATTGTTGATTCACTTAGTATTATTGAGTATATTGATGAGACATGGAACCATGTCCCTATGTTATTGCCTCCAGATCCTTATGAGAAAGCCATGGCTCGCTTTTGGGCTGATTTCATAGAAGGAAAG gtgatgcaatatcaaggatggagcaaaatccagcctaaagacatgttttaa
- the LOC125371364 gene encoding probable glutathione S-transferase isoform X5, whose amino-acid sequence MGSQEVILLGCWFSPCSHRVQWALKLKGIHYQFMEEDISKKSPFLLKHNPVTKKIPVLIHDGKAIVDSLSIIEYIDETWNHVPMLLPPDPYEKAMARFWADFIEGKVKILINT is encoded by the exons ATGGGTAGCCAAGAAGTGATACTGTTAGGTTGTTGGTTTAGCCCATGTTCTCATAGAGTGCAATGGGCACTAAAACTGAAGGGAATCCACTACCAATTTATGGAAGAAGATATAAGCAAAAAGAGTCCTTTCCTCCTCAAGCACAACCCAGTCACCAAGAAGATTCCTGTGCTTATTCATGATGGCAAAGCCATTGTTGATTCACTTAGTATTATTGAGTATATTGATGAGACATGGAACCATGTCCCTATGTTATTGCCTCCAGATCCTTATGAGAAAGCCATGGCTCGCTTTTGGGCTGATTTCATAGAAGGAAAG GTGAAGATCCTCATAAACACTTGA